A region from the Kribbella shirazensis genome encodes:
- the rplA gene encoding 50S ribosomal protein L1, producing MAQRSKAYRAAAEKIDFDHLYTPLEAIKLAKAAAGSKKFNSTVDVAMRLGVDPRKADQMVRGTVNLPHGTGKTARVLVFATGEKAEAAKAAGADFVGDDDLIKKVTDGWLDFDAVVATPDLMGKVGRLGRVLGPRGLMPNPKTGTVTPDVVKAVNDIKGGKIEFRVDRHANLHFIIGKASFDETQLVENYSAALEEILRLKPASSKGRYIKKAVFSTTMGPGVQVDPNLTRNLTEENAEA from the coding sequence ATGGCACAGCGCAGCAAGGCTTACCGCGCCGCCGCGGAGAAGATCGACTTCGATCACCTCTACACGCCGCTCGAGGCGATCAAGCTCGCCAAGGCAGCGGCCGGCAGCAAGAAGTTCAACTCCACCGTGGACGTCGCGATGCGTCTCGGGGTCGACCCTCGTAAGGCCGACCAGATGGTGCGTGGCACCGTCAACCTTCCGCACGGTACCGGCAAGACGGCACGGGTCCTCGTCTTCGCCACCGGTGAGAAGGCCGAGGCCGCGAAGGCCGCGGGCGCCGACTTCGTCGGCGACGACGACCTGATCAAGAAGGTCACCGACGGCTGGCTCGACTTCGACGCCGTCGTCGCGACTCCCGATCTGATGGGCAAGGTCGGCCGCCTCGGCCGCGTGCTCGGCCCGCGTGGGCTGATGCCGAACCCGAAGACCGGCACGGTGACCCCGGACGTGGTCAAGGCCGTGAACGACATCAAGGGCGGCAAGATCGAGTTCCGGGTCGACCGGCACGCGAACCTGCACTTCATCATCGGCAAGGCCTCGTTCGACGAGACCCAGCTGGTGGAGAACTACAGCGCCGCGCTCGAGGAGATCCTCCGGCTCAAGCCGGCCAGCTCGAAGGGCCGCTACATCAAGAAGGCGGTCTTCTCGACCACGATGGGGCCGGGTGTTCAGGTTGACCCCAACCTGACCCGCAACCTCACCGAGGAGAACGCCGAGGCCTGA
- a CDS encoding methionyl-tRNA formyltransferase produces MSLRIVGLNAFLPGFRLVHEFAERNGHELALVVTLPQTTRYGAADPMVMGLPDDLNVLITRKLRTVAAPVIAAMQPDVVISAAFPRLIPREILDIPKYGAINCHPSPLPAGRGPTPQRLIYEGDERVAATVHRTAAEFDTGAILAQRIAPLPDDLNGTGLMESWRTLLSECLDEAVPRLVAGDPGDPQDPAAASEAPLFTDAERVLDLTERSRVIRRKAAALNVTAPSAQVHLDGATHLVTRTDLVDTDSTAAPGSVLEQHADGWTVQTADRPLRLTRG; encoded by the coding sequence ATGAGTTTGCGGATCGTCGGACTGAACGCCTTCCTGCCCGGTTTCCGGCTCGTGCACGAGTTCGCCGAACGGAACGGTCACGAGCTGGCCCTGGTGGTGACGCTGCCGCAGACCACCAGGTACGGCGCGGCCGACCCGATGGTGATGGGCCTACCCGACGACCTGAACGTCCTGATCACCCGCAAGCTCCGGACCGTCGCAGCGCCAGTGATCGCCGCGATGCAGCCGGACGTGGTGATCTCGGCCGCGTTCCCGCGCCTGATCCCGCGCGAGATCCTCGACATCCCGAAGTACGGCGCGATCAACTGCCACCCGTCACCGCTGCCGGCCGGGCGCGGGCCGACACCGCAGCGGCTGATCTACGAAGGCGACGAACGGGTCGCGGCGACCGTGCACCGGACCGCGGCGGAGTTCGACACCGGCGCGATCCTCGCCCAGCGCATCGCGCCACTGCCCGACGACCTGAACGGCACCGGCCTCATGGAGTCCTGGCGCACGCTCCTGAGCGAATGCCTCGACGAGGCGGTGCCGCGGCTCGTCGCGGGCGATCCCGGTGACCCGCAGGACCCCGCGGCCGCGTCCGAGGCGCCGTTGTTCACCGACGCCGAACGGGTCCTCGACCTGACCGAGCGCTCCCGGGTGATCCGCCGCAAGGCCGCCGCCCTTAACGTCACCGCTCCCAGCGCCCAGGTCCACCTGGACGGCGCCACCCATCTCGTCACGCGCACAGACCTGGTCGACACCGACAGCACCGCGGCCCCCGGCAGCGTGCTCGAGCAGCATGCCGACGGATGGACGGTCCAGACCGCCGACCGTCCGCTCCGCCTCACCCGCGGCTGA
- a CDS encoding bifunctional 4-hydroxy-2-oxoglutarate aldolase/2-dehydro-3-deoxy-phosphogluconate aldolase has translation MNTLELLRADRVLTVVRAPEISDARDLCAALVAGGIHVVELTYTTPDLPRHLDRAASTAAETGAVVGAGTVQTADQATQAINAGAQFLVTPGQGPEAAGVAEAARAAGIPVVLGAFTPSEVMTALALGSTAVKIFPAHHLGPKYFKDLNGPFPGVPLIPSGGVNATNAHDFLTAGALAVSAGTDVVSPADVAAANWESITAKAKTFCAAL, from the coding sequence GTGAACACCCTGGAGCTGCTCCGCGCCGATCGGGTCCTGACCGTCGTGCGGGCCCCGGAGATCTCCGACGCCCGCGACCTGTGCGCCGCGTTGGTTGCCGGCGGCATCCATGTCGTCGAGCTCACCTACACCACCCCGGATCTCCCCCGGCACCTGGACCGGGCCGCCTCGACCGCCGCCGAGACCGGCGCGGTCGTCGGCGCCGGCACCGTCCAGACCGCGGACCAGGCCACCCAGGCGATCAACGCCGGCGCCCAGTTCCTCGTCACGCCCGGCCAGGGCCCCGAGGCCGCCGGCGTCGCCGAGGCCGCTCGGGCCGCCGGGATCCCTGTCGTCCTCGGGGCGTTCACGCCGTCCGAGGTGATGACCGCGCTCGCGCTCGGCTCCACCGCCGTGAAGATCTTCCCGGCGCACCACCTCGGCCCGAAGTACTTCAAGGACCTCAACGGCCCGTTCCCCGGCGTCCCGCTGATCCCGTCCGGCGGCGTGAACGCCACCAACGCCCACGACTTCCTGACCGCCGGGGCCCTGGCCGTCAGCGCCGGCACCGACGTCGTCTCCCCCGCCGACGTCGCCGCCGCCAACTGGGAATCCATCACCGCCAAGGCGAAGACCTTCTGCGCCGCCCTCTAA
- a CDS encoding N-acyl-D-amino-acid deacylase family protein: protein MTELRIDGALVVDGTGSPGYHADVAIDAGRIVAIGDDLPAAHRTVDADGLVLSPGFIDMHSHSDLQILVNPDHTAKVSQGVTLEVLGQDGLSFAPIDDPALAVVRRQIAGWNGEPDNFDFSWSTVAGYLDRLDQGIACNAAYLVPQGTLRMMVVGTSNRPATPDELARMKQLLADGLRDGAVGMSSGLTYTPGMFADTDELVALCEIVARYGGYYAPHQRSYGKGALEAYGEMVDVARRAGCALHLTHAVMNFAPNAGRGADLVAMIDEALASGVDVTTDTYPYLPGATTLAAILPSWTAEGGPDAQLARLRDPAARDRITYELEQVGTDGCHGCVVEWDTIEIGGVRNQTLSENVGHTVAELASRSGRPAADVFYEILLADDLATSILQHVGHEENVRAIMRHRSHTGGSDGILVGGKPHPRSWGTFPRYLAHYVRELGVLDLADCIHHLTGRPARRLRLPDRGLIREGYAADLVLFDPETVRDTATFPDPRRSAEGIPYVLVNGVPVIDDTHRTAALPGHAIRRTT from the coding sequence ATGACGGAGCTCAGGATCGATGGAGCGCTCGTCGTCGACGGCACCGGGTCGCCCGGGTACCACGCGGACGTCGCGATCGACGCCGGGCGGATCGTCGCGATCGGCGACGACCTGCCGGCCGCGCACCGGACGGTCGACGCGGACGGGCTGGTGCTGTCGCCCGGTTTCATCGACATGCACTCGCACTCCGACCTGCAGATCCTGGTGAACCCCGACCACACCGCGAAGGTCAGCCAGGGCGTCACGCTGGAGGTGCTCGGCCAGGACGGGCTCTCCTTCGCCCCGATCGACGACCCGGCGCTGGCCGTCGTCCGCCGGCAGATCGCGGGCTGGAACGGGGAGCCGGACAACTTCGACTTCTCGTGGTCGACGGTCGCCGGGTACCTGGACCGCCTCGATCAGGGCATCGCCTGCAACGCGGCGTACCTGGTCCCGCAAGGCACGCTGCGGATGATGGTCGTTGGTACGTCCAACCGCCCGGCGACGCCGGACGAGCTGGCGCGGATGAAACAGCTGCTCGCCGACGGGCTGCGCGACGGGGCGGTGGGGATGAGCAGCGGGCTGACGTACACGCCCGGCATGTTCGCGGACACCGACGAGCTCGTGGCGCTCTGCGAGATCGTCGCGCGGTACGGCGGGTACTACGCACCGCACCAGCGCTCGTACGGCAAGGGCGCCCTCGAGGCGTACGGCGAGATGGTCGACGTGGCCCGCCGCGCCGGCTGCGCGCTGCACCTGACCCACGCGGTGATGAACTTCGCGCCGAACGCGGGCCGGGGCGCCGACCTGGTCGCGATGATCGACGAGGCGCTCGCATCCGGCGTGGACGTCACCACCGACACGTATCCGTACTTGCCAGGAGCAACCACCCTGGCCGCGATCCTGCCGAGCTGGACGGCCGAGGGCGGGCCGGACGCCCAGCTCGCCCGCCTGCGCGACCCGGCCGCCCGCGACCGCATCACGTACGAACTCGAGCAGGTCGGCACCGACGGCTGCCACGGCTGTGTCGTCGAGTGGGACACGATCGAGATCGGCGGGGTCCGCAATCAAACGCTTTCGGAAAACGTTGGCCACACCGTCGCGGAGCTCGCGTCCCGCTCCGGCCGGCCGGCCGCGGACGTCTTCTACGAGATCCTGCTGGCCGATGACCTCGCGACGTCGATCCTGCAGCACGTCGGCCACGAGGAAAACGTGCGCGCGATCATGCGGCACCGCTCGCACACCGGGGGCTCGGACGGGATCCTGGTCGGCGGCAAGCCGCACCCGCGGTCGTGGGGCACGTTCCCGCGGTACCTCGCGCACTACGTCCGCGAGCTCGGCGTCCTCGACCTCGCCGACTGCATCCACCACCTCACCGGCCGCCCGGCCCGCCGCCTCCGGCTCCCCGACCGCGGCCTGATCCGCGAGGGGTACGCCGCCGACCTGGTCCTGTTCGACCCCGAGACCGTCCGCGACACCGCCACGTTCCCCGATCCCCGCCGATCCGCCGAGGGCATCCCGTACGTGCTCGTCAACGGCGTCCCCGTCATCGACGACACCCACCGAACCGCGGCCCTCCCCGGCCACGCCATCCGCCGTACCACCTGA
- a CDS encoding amino acid deaminase — MPAYDADAVAALADQQVSWQDKALPPAFWGRTVADVLADRPRLSQLPTPLMTLSAPGLRHNVDTLATWCTRHGVELAPHGKTTMAPALWAMQLDAGSWAITLANAFQLGVARAYGVQRVLIANAVISPLQLRWIADELAADPSFEVMVWADSVRTVELMEAARSAYVGPDARPLDVLVEVGGIGGRTGARDLETALAVGQAIAEASTLRLVGVAGYEGAIGHGVEEADLEEVRAYLRDLATVHHRLRPQYDADVVPIVSAGGSQYFEQVAKVLASEAGEGARVVLRSGAYISHDDGLYRRVSPLGEHPRTDGEQLVPAMHGWMRITSQPEPGLAIFDAGRRDFPFDQDWPEPQLIRPRSEGAPILPAAGMKVSKLNDQHGFLHFAEAVPVVIGDELRVGLSHPCTAFDKWGLIPVVDDPDAPDPVVVDLVRTFF; from the coding sequence ATGCCTGCTTACGATGCCGACGCCGTCGCCGCTCTCGCCGATCAGCAGGTGAGCTGGCAGGACAAGGCACTCCCGCCCGCGTTCTGGGGCCGGACCGTCGCAGACGTGCTGGCCGACCGGCCGCGGCTGTCCCAGCTCCCGACTCCGCTGATGACACTGTCCGCTCCCGGGCTGCGGCACAACGTGGACACCCTCGCCACCTGGTGCACGCGGCACGGCGTCGAGCTCGCGCCGCACGGCAAGACCACGATGGCGCCCGCGCTCTGGGCGATGCAGCTGGACGCCGGCTCCTGGGCGATCACGCTCGCCAACGCGTTCCAGCTCGGCGTCGCCCGCGCGTACGGCGTCCAGCGGGTGCTGATCGCCAACGCGGTGATCTCCCCGCTGCAGCTGCGCTGGATCGCCGACGAGCTCGCGGCCGACCCGTCGTTCGAGGTGATGGTGTGGGCGGACTCGGTCCGCACCGTCGAGCTGATGGAGGCGGCGAGGTCGGCGTACGTCGGCCCCGACGCCCGGCCGCTCGACGTGCTGGTCGAGGTCGGCGGGATCGGCGGCCGGACCGGTGCCCGCGATCTCGAGACCGCCTTGGCCGTCGGGCAGGCGATCGCCGAGGCGTCGACGCTCCGGCTTGTCGGCGTGGCCGGATACGAGGGCGCGATCGGGCACGGCGTCGAGGAGGCCGACCTCGAGGAGGTCCGCGCGTACCTGCGGGACCTGGCCACGGTGCATCACCGGCTGCGTCCGCAGTACGACGCCGACGTCGTGCCGATCGTCAGCGCGGGCGGGAGCCAGTACTTCGAGCAGGTCGCGAAGGTCCTCGCCTCCGAGGCCGGCGAGGGCGCCCGGGTGGTACTGCGGTCCGGCGCGTACATCTCCCACGACGACGGGCTGTACCGCCGGGTGTCGCCGCTCGGCGAGCATCCGCGGACCGACGGCGAACAGCTCGTACCGGCGATGCACGGCTGGATGCGGATCACGTCGCAGCCTGAGCCCGGCCTCGCGATCTTCGACGCCGGGCGGCGCGACTTCCCGTTCGACCAGGACTGGCCCGAGCCGCAGCTGATCCGGCCGCGGTCCGAGGGGGCGCCGATCCTGCCGGCCGCAGGGATGAAGGTCAGCAAGCTCAACGACCAGCACGGCTTCCTGCACTTCGCCGAGGCGGTACCGGTGGTGATCGGGGACGAGCTGCGCGTCGGCCTGTCGCATCCCTGCACGGCCTTCGACAAGTGGGGCCTGATCCCGGTCGTCGACGACCCGGACGCGCCCGATCCGGTGGTGGTCGACCTGGTCCGGACGTTCTTCTGA
- a CDS encoding sugar kinase, with product MPEPLPETAAICLGEAMIMLAGGSGPLADVEVFQRSVGGAECNVAGGLAALGVPTGWISRLGDDGFGQHVLRDLRTRGVEVGGVELDPLRPTALYVKESVDGRSRMHYYRSGSAAAAMEPGFLDRTEVRDRLAQARLVHTTGITAAISTTSSDMLERLATEPREFLLSVDLNWRPVLWRDRDPEPLWRLLKAADIVLIGADEAQVFAGTSDPEELYERLEAPVLVLKDDAHSAMVLEQGGRTEVPALSVDVVETVGAGDAFAAGFLAGTLQGLSMVQRLRLGHLNAAAVLTAPEDHAPPPTPDVRERLLNATDEEWATTKIGPA from the coding sequence ATGCCCGAACCGCTTCCTGAGACGGCCGCGATCTGCCTGGGGGAGGCGATGATCATGCTCGCCGGCGGCTCCGGCCCGCTGGCGGACGTGGAGGTGTTCCAGCGGTCCGTCGGTGGAGCGGAGTGCAACGTCGCCGGTGGGCTGGCCGCGCTCGGCGTGCCGACCGGATGGATCTCGCGGCTCGGCGACGACGGGTTCGGGCAGCACGTACTGCGGGATCTGCGGACGCGAGGCGTCGAGGTCGGGGGTGTGGAGCTGGACCCGCTGCGGCCGACCGCGCTCTACGTGAAGGAGTCGGTGGACGGGCGTTCCCGGATGCACTACTACCGGTCGGGCTCCGCGGCTGCGGCCATGGAGCCGGGGTTCCTGGACCGGACCGAGGTACGGGACCGGTTGGCGCAGGCGCGGCTCGTGCACACGACCGGCATCACGGCGGCGATCTCCACGACCAGCTCGGACATGCTGGAGCGGCTGGCGACGGAGCCCCGTGAGTTTCTGCTGAGTGTTGATCTGAACTGGCGGCCGGTGCTGTGGCGGGACAGGGATCCCGAGCCGTTGTGGCGGTTGCTGAAGGCGGCGGACATCGTGCTGATCGGGGCGGACGAGGCTCAGGTCTTTGCGGGGACCAGCGATCCGGAGGAGCTGTATGAGCGTCTGGAGGCGCCCGTTCTGGTTCTGAAGGACGATGCGCACTCCGCGATGGTGCTGGAGCAAGGCGGGCGCACTGAGGTCCCAGCACTGTCCGTAGATGTTGTTGAGACAGTGGGTGCGGGGGATGCGTTTGCGGCGGGGTTCTTGGCGGGCACCTTGCAGGGGCTGTCGATGGTGCAGCGGTTGCGGCTGGGGCATTTGAATGCTGCTGCGGTGCTGACTGCGCCGGAGGACCACGCGCCGCCGCCGACGCCAGACGTTCGCGAGCGCCTCCTGAACGCGACGGACGAGGAGTGGGCAACGACGAAGATCGGCCCGGCATGA
- a CDS encoding IclR family transcriptional regulator, with product MSQSLARALQILTSLGEGERTLDQLAVELGVHKTTVLRLLRTMEAERFVRRDAAHRYRLGSRLFALADVAREQQVVREVAAPHLRELNQRTGQTVHLAAWENGEVIYIDKLDSVRSVRMYSQVGVPAALHCTAVGKVLLAAQPKRQRDAVLATLEYTAYTPNTITDPDRLRAELETVEERGWAQDKAEHESFINCIGAPLKDSTGRVVGAVSLSVPDVLLNYDQVLELLPDLLATANAISADYN from the coding sequence ATGAGTCAGAGCTTGGCCAGGGCGCTGCAGATCCTCACCAGCCTTGGTGAAGGCGAGCGGACGCTCGACCAGCTCGCTGTCGAGCTCGGCGTTCACAAGACGACCGTCCTGCGGCTTCTGCGCACCATGGAAGCAGAGCGGTTCGTACGGCGGGACGCCGCGCACAGGTACCGCCTGGGGTCGCGGCTGTTCGCGCTCGCCGACGTTGCCCGCGAGCAGCAGGTCGTACGCGAGGTCGCCGCACCGCATCTGCGCGAGCTGAACCAGAGGACCGGTCAGACCGTCCACCTGGCGGCCTGGGAGAACGGTGAGGTCATCTACATCGACAAGCTCGACAGTGTGCGCTCGGTGCGCATGTATTCGCAGGTCGGCGTACCGGCGGCGCTGCACTGCACCGCGGTCGGCAAGGTGCTGCTGGCCGCGCAGCCGAAGCGGCAGCGGGATGCGGTGCTGGCGACGCTGGAGTACACGGCGTACACACCGAACACGATCACCGACCCTGACCGGTTGCGGGCCGAGCTGGAGACCGTCGAAGAACGTGGCTGGGCGCAGGACAAGGCTGAACACGAGTCGTTCATCAACTGCATCGGGGCGCCGCTGAAGGACAGCACCGGCCGCGTCGTCGGGGCCGTGTCGTTGTCGGTGCCCGACGTACTGCTGAACTATGACCAGGTGCTCGAGCTGCTACCCGACCTGCTCGCCACCGCGAACGCGATCAGTGCCGACTACAACTGA
- a CDS encoding RidA family protein, producing MSDKSAVSTTDAPPPMPVFSQGVRKGNILQVSGQGSVDPATGDFVFAGDVKGQTTRVLQNIEAILKAGGASIDDVVMLRVYLTQREDFAAMNEAYADFVSTRTPSGVLPSRTTVFTGLPLPDMLVEIDALAVLS from the coding sequence ATGTCCGACAAGAGCGCAGTCTCCACCACCGACGCGCCGCCGCCGATGCCGGTGTTCTCGCAGGGCGTCCGCAAGGGGAACATCCTGCAGGTGTCCGGCCAGGGGTCGGTCGACCCGGCCACCGGCGACTTCGTGTTCGCCGGTGACGTGAAGGGCCAGACCACCCGGGTCCTGCAGAACATCGAGGCGATCCTGAAGGCCGGCGGGGCGAGTATCGACGACGTGGTGATGCTGCGCGTCTACCTCACCCAGCGCGAGGACTTCGCCGCGATGAACGAGGCGTACGCCGACTTCGTCTCCACCCGCACCCCGAGCGGCGTCCTCCCGTCCCGCACCACCGTCTTCACCGGCCTCCCGCTCCCCGACATGCTGGTCGAGATCGACGCCCTCGCCGTCCTCAGCTGA
- a CDS encoding IclR family transcriptional regulator, which translates to MQENPQRGSVQSIDRAVAILRCFDVRAPELGISDLARATGLSTSTVHRLLLAMQENGLVRQTDQRRYAIGPLVVQLAHNGGIPTGLRDAALPVLRALRDDTGETAAVHELLPSGQRVVLDQVESFHQLRRTYTEFGLPVALPLGAPGKALLAFLPFERQQEVLKGPLEQVQPATITDPEVLAEQFADIRLRGYAMSRVERTPGICSVAAPVFGYTGQVAGCLSVSGPETRMPVERMEEFGMTVAEGAWSVSELLGATPAARDRSTALAGGR; encoded by the coding sequence ATGCAGGAAAATCCTCAGCGGGGGTCGGTGCAGTCGATTGATCGGGCTGTGGCGATCCTGCGGTGCTTCGACGTGCGGGCGCCGGAGCTCGGGATCAGTGATCTGGCGCGGGCGACCGGGTTGTCGACGAGCACGGTGCACCGGCTGCTGCTGGCGATGCAGGAGAACGGGCTCGTCCGGCAGACGGACCAGCGGCGGTACGCGATCGGGCCGCTGGTCGTCCAGCTGGCGCACAACGGTGGGATCCCGACCGGTCTCCGTGATGCTGCCCTGCCGGTGCTGCGTGCGCTGCGCGATGACACGGGGGAGACCGCGGCCGTGCACGAGTTGCTCCCGTCAGGGCAGCGCGTTGTGCTGGACCAGGTGGAGAGCTTCCACCAGTTGCGCCGTACCTACACGGAGTTCGGTCTGCCGGTCGCCTTGCCGCTCGGTGCGCCGGGGAAGGCGTTGCTGGCGTTCCTGCCGTTCGAGCGGCAGCAGGAGGTCCTCAAGGGACCGCTGGAACAGGTGCAGCCGGCAACCATCACCGATCCTGAGGTGCTCGCGGAGCAGTTCGCCGACATCCGGCTGCGCGGGTACGCGATGTCGCGGGTCGAGCGGACGCCGGGGATCTGCAGCGTGGCGGCGCCGGTGTTCGGCTACACCGGTCAGGTTGCCGGCTGTCTGAGTGTGTCCGGCCCGGAGACGCGGATGCCGGTGGAGCGGATGGAGGAGTTCGGGATGACGGTCGCCGAAGGTGCCTGGTCGGTGTCGGAGTTGCTGGGCGCGACCCCGGCCGCACGGGACCGCAGTACGGCGCTGGCCGGCGGCCGCTGA
- a CDS encoding MFS transporter codes for MSQGRSLWKIAPAVYLPALLYGIGQGAIAPVVALSATHLGASVAVAGLVVAAAGLGQVIGDIPAGALTNRIGERTAMLAATVLVTLALAACLVVPTVWGLAIAIGCTGVAGAVWGLARQAYLSEAVPVELRARALSTLGGVQRIGSFIGPFLGAGVMRFLGTDGAYWVHLVAAVLACVLLLSLPDVAHTRAKGSMAAQSTWGVIRDHLPVLRTLGVGALLVGAVRASRQVVIPLWAQHIGLDPETTSVIFGLSGAVDMLLFYPAGSVMDRFGRKWVAVPSMAVLGLAHLLLPLTHTTATLTAVALLMGIGNGLGSGVIMTLGADASPPVGRAQFLGAFRLFADTGNGAGPLLLAGATAVLGLGPAIVIMAGTGWAAATAMHRWIPAHPTKGPS; via the coding sequence ATGTCCCAGGGCCGGAGCCTTTGGAAGATCGCGCCTGCTGTCTATCTGCCTGCTCTGCTGTACGGAATCGGTCAGGGCGCCATCGCACCGGTTGTCGCACTGTCGGCCACGCACCTCGGTGCGTCGGTTGCTGTGGCCGGTCTAGTGGTCGCCGCTGCCGGACTGGGACAGGTGATCGGTGACATCCCGGCTGGTGCGCTGACGAACCGGATCGGTGAGCGCACAGCCATGCTGGCCGCCACCGTCCTCGTCACGCTCGCACTGGCCGCGTGCCTGGTCGTTCCAACGGTGTGGGGCCTCGCGATCGCCATCGGCTGTACCGGAGTGGCCGGTGCGGTCTGGGGCCTTGCACGGCAGGCCTATCTGAGCGAGGCGGTGCCTGTCGAGCTCAGAGCGCGTGCATTGTCCACGCTGGGCGGCGTACAGCGCATCGGCTCCTTCATCGGCCCGTTCCTCGGTGCGGGTGTGATGAGGTTCCTCGGTACGGACGGCGCGTACTGGGTGCACCTAGTAGCCGCAGTACTGGCCTGTGTGCTTCTCCTGAGCCTGCCGGACGTTGCACATACCCGTGCGAAGGGATCGATGGCCGCGCAGTCCACCTGGGGTGTCATCCGCGACCATCTCCCGGTACTGCGGACGCTCGGTGTCGGAGCGTTGCTCGTCGGAGCAGTCCGGGCCTCACGACAGGTGGTGATCCCGCTGTGGGCGCAGCACATCGGGCTGGATCCGGAGACGACCAGCGTGATCTTCGGACTGTCCGGTGCGGTGGACATGTTGCTGTTCTATCCGGCCGGTTCGGTGATGGACCGGTTCGGTCGGAAGTGGGTCGCCGTACCGTCGATGGCTGTGCTGGGGCTGGCGCATCTCCTGCTGCCGTTGACGCACACCACGGCCACCCTGACCGCGGTCGCGCTGCTGATGGGCATCGGGAACGGACTGGGTTCCGGGGTGATCATGACGCTCGGCGCGGACGCCTCTCCACCTGTGGGCCGGGCGCAGTTCCTCGGCGCGTTCCGCCTGTTCGCGGACACCGGTAACGGTGCCGGACCGCTGCTGCTCGCCGGCGCGACGGCGGTCCTCGGACTCGGCCCCGCGATCGTGATCATGGCCGGGACCGGCTGGGCCGCGGCAACCGCCATGCACCGTTGGATCCCGGCGCATCCGACCAAGGGACCATCCTGA
- a CDS encoding IS110 family transposase translates to MVSQLSQASQVVVGADVHKHSHTFVAVDETGKKLGQLTVRADSTGHDKAVRWAQAQFGAAGDSGDGCGDGCGDGCGAGIRWGIEDCRHLSARLEIDLLEAGQHVVRVPPKLMAEQRRTARTRGKSDPIDALAVARAVLREPDLPVAAHDEASRELKLLVDHRDDLVAQRTQVVNRFRWHLHRIDPTVDPAPASLNRAKTRRCMAELLADRSGIDARLARELLTDIETLTARVNTLKTEIAALVAVQAPALLELEGCGTLTAAKIVGETAGITRFPHEAKYAMHAGVAPIPVWSGRTAGRVRVNRSGNRQLNAALHRIAVTQIRLGGLGKAYYDKRLAAGDSTTEALRCLKRRLARVVFNTLKNNPSTATATGLAAAA, encoded by the coding sequence ATGGTGTCACAGCTGTCACAGGCGTCGCAGGTGGTTGTTGGGGCCGACGTGCACAAGCACAGCCACACGTTTGTCGCGGTCGACGAGACCGGCAAGAAGCTGGGTCAGCTCACGGTGCGGGCCGACAGCACAGGGCACGACAAGGCGGTGCGGTGGGCCCAGGCCCAGTTCGGTGCCGCCGGGGATTCCGGGGATGGTTGCGGGGATGGTTGCGGGGATGGTTGCGGGGCCGGGATCAGGTGGGGAATCGAGGACTGCCGGCATCTCTCGGCGCGGCTGGAGATCGATCTGCTCGAAGCCGGGCAGCATGTGGTGCGGGTGCCGCCGAAGCTGATGGCTGAACAGCGACGCACGGCCAGGACCCGGGGAAAGTCGGACCCGATCGACGCGCTCGCGGTCGCGCGGGCAGTGCTGCGCGAACCGGATCTGCCGGTCGCGGCGCATGACGAGGCGTCGCGGGAGCTGAAACTGCTGGTCGATCACCGCGACGACCTGGTCGCACAGCGGACCCAGGTGGTCAACCGGTTCCGCTGGCACCTGCACCGCATCGACCCCACCGTCGATCCGGCGCCCGCATCGCTGAACCGGGCCAAGACCCGGCGATGCATGGCCGAGTTGCTCGCAGACCGGTCCGGGATCGACGCCCGGCTTGCCCGGGAACTTCTCACCGATATCGAGACCCTCACCGCACGGGTGAACACGCTCAAGACCGAGATCGCCGCGCTGGTGGCCGTCCAGGCCCCGGCCCTGCTCGAACTCGAGGGCTGCGGGACCCTGACCGCGGCCAAGATCGTCGGCGAGACCGCCGGCATCACCCGCTTCCCCCACGAGGCCAAGTACGCCATGCACGCCGGTGTCGCTCCCATCCCTGTCTGGTCCGGCCGCACCGCCGGCCGGGTCCGGGTGAACAGATCCGGCAACCGCCAACTCAACGCCGCTCTCCACAGAATCGCGGTCACCCAGATCCGTCTCGGCGGCCTCGGCAAGGCCTACTACGACAAACGCCTCGCGGCCGGCGACTCCACCACCGAGGCCCTGCGCTGCCTCAAGCGACGACTCGCACGAGTCGTGTTCAACACCCTCAAGAACAACCCGTCAACCGCGACCGCAACCGGACTCGCGGCCGCGGCTTGA